Proteins encoded together in one Pseudomonas sp. Seg1 window:
- a CDS encoding DUF3077 domain-containing protein encodes MTETDLHGLANVKTIGFTPFLYNSDQAFFNVRSGIPIIDALSQSSDLLSLAKSFAEDAAFIKDTDRHAWAAHYLTVMGKALIDDVIQALMPRPARTKTESEAELADPTS; translated from the coding sequence ATGACCGAAACTGATCTGCACGGACTCGCAAACGTTAAAACCATCGGCTTCACCCCTTTCCTCTACAACTCGGATCAAGCGTTCTTCAACGTCCGCTCCGGCATCCCGATCATCGATGCCCTGTCCCAATCCTCCGACCTGCTGTCCCTCGCCAAATCCTTCGCCGAGGACGCGGCATTTATCAAAGACACCGACCGCCACGCTTGGGCTGCGCATTACCTGACGGTGATGGGCAAAGCCTTGATTGATGACGTGATCCAAGCGTTGATGCCGCGACCTGCGCGGACGAAGACCGAATCTGAAGCCGAACTGGCTGACCCGACCTCATAA
- a CDS encoding potassium transporter Kup, with product MGQASSHAAGAEGSATKPLSMLVAAVGVVYGDIGTSPLYTLKEVFSGAYGVPVNHDGVLGILSLIFWSLIWVVSIKYMMFVLRADNQGEGGIMALTALARRAAGHRKKLRSLLVVCGLIGAALFYGDSMITPAISVLSAIEGLGLAFEGIDHWVVPLSLVVLVALFLIQSHGTARIGILFGPIMVTWFLVLGALGVYGISHTPEVLHALNPVWAVRFFMVHAGMGVAILGAVVLALTGAEALYADMGHFGRKPIARAWFILVLPALVLNYFGQGALLLDNPEAARNPFYLLAPSWALIPLVGLSTLATVIASQAVISGAFSLTRQAIQLGYIPRMYIQHTSSDEQGQIYIGAVNWALMVGVVLLVLGFESSGALASAYGVAVTGTMLMTTILVSAVMLLLWKWPPILAVPVLIGFLLVDGLYFAANVPKIVQGGAFPVIAGIALFVLMTTWKRGKQLLVDRLDEGALPLPIFISSIRVQPPHRVQGTAVFLTARSDAVPHALLHNLLHNQVLHEQVVLLTVVYEDIPRVPPSRRFEVEAHGEGFFRVILHFGFTDEPDVPQALKLCHLDDLDFSPMRTTYFLSRETVIASKLEGMARWREALFAFMLKNANGNLRFFNLPLNRVIELGTQVEM from the coding sequence ATGGGTCAGGCAAGTAGTCATGCGGCAGGCGCCGAGGGTTCGGCTACCAAACCGCTGAGCATGCTGGTCGCGGCAGTCGGGGTAGTTTACGGCGACATCGGCACGAGCCCGTTGTACACCCTTAAAGAAGTGTTTTCCGGCGCTTATGGCGTACCGGTCAATCACGATGGCGTGCTGGGCATTCTGTCGTTGATCTTCTGGTCGCTGATCTGGGTCGTCTCGATCAAATACATGATGTTCGTCCTGCGCGCCGACAACCAAGGCGAGGGCGGGATCATGGCGCTCACCGCACTGGCGCGGCGTGCGGCGGGGCATCGCAAAAAACTGCGGTCGTTGCTGGTGGTTTGCGGACTGATCGGTGCGGCGCTGTTTTATGGCGACAGCATGATCACTCCGGCGATTTCCGTGTTGTCGGCGATAGAGGGGCTGGGGCTGGCGTTTGAGGGCATCGACCATTGGGTGGTGCCGCTGTCGTTGGTGGTGCTGGTCGCGTTGTTTCTGATTCAGAGCCACGGTACGGCGCGGATCGGCATTTTGTTCGGGCCGATCATGGTCACCTGGTTCCTCGTGCTGGGCGCCCTTGGCGTCTACGGCATCAGCCATACGCCGGAAGTGCTGCATGCGCTGAACCCGGTCTGGGCGGTGCGTTTCTTCATGGTGCATGCCGGTATGGGCGTGGCTATCCTTGGCGCCGTGGTGCTGGCGCTGACCGGTGCCGAAGCGTTGTACGCCGACATGGGCCACTTCGGTCGCAAGCCGATTGCCCGTGCGTGGTTCATTCTGGTTTTGCCGGCGCTGGTGCTCAATTACTTCGGTCAGGGCGCTTTGCTGCTGGATAACCCGGAAGCGGCGCGTAACCCGTTCTACCTGTTGGCGCCTAGCTGGGCGCTGATTCCGTTGGTGGGGCTGTCGACCCTGGCCACGGTGATTGCCTCGCAAGCGGTGATTTCCGGCGCATTCTCCCTGACCCGTCAGGCCATTCAGCTCGGTTACATCCCGCGCATGTACATCCAGCACACCTCCAGCGACGAGCAGGGCCAGATCTACATTGGCGCGGTGAACTGGGCGCTGATGGTTGGCGTGGTTCTGTTGGTGCTCGGCTTCGAATCCTCCGGCGCACTGGCCTCGGCCTACGGCGTGGCGGTAACCGGCACCATGCTGATGACCACCATTCTGGTGTCGGCGGTGATGCTGCTGCTGTGGAAATGGCCGCCGATCCTTGCGGTACCGGTGCTGATCGGTTTCCTGCTGGTGGATGGTCTGTACTTCGCCGCCAACGTGCCGAAAATCGTTCAGGGCGGTGCTTTCCCGGTGATCGCCGGTATCGCGTTGTTCGTGCTGATGACCACCTGGAAGCGCGGCAAGCAATTGTTGGTCGACCGCCTCGACGAAGGCGCGCTGCCACTGCCGATCTTCATCAGCAGCATCCGCGTCCAGCCACCGCATCGCGTGCAGGGCACTGCCGTGTTCCTCACCGCACGCTCCGACGCCGTGCCGCACGCGCTGTTGCACAACTTGCTGCATAACCAGGTGTTGCATGAGCAGGTGGTGTTGCTGACCGTGGTCTACGAAGACATCCCTCGTGTACCGCCATCGCGGCGTTTCGAAGTCGAGGCACACGGCGAAGGTTTCTTCCGGGTGATCCTGCACTTCGGCTTCACCGACGAGCCGGACGTACCGCAGGCGTTGAAGCTGTGTCATCTGGATGATCTGGATTTCAGCCCGATGCGCACGACTTACTTCCTCAGCCGCGAAACGGTGATTGCTTCGAAACTTGAGGGAATGGCGCGTTGGCGTGAAGCGCTGTTTGCGTTCATGTTGAAGAATGCCAATGGCAACTTGCGGTTCTTCAATCTGCCGCTGAACCGGGTGATTGAGTTGGGGACGCAGGTCGAGATGTAA
- a CDS encoding virulence factor family protein, with protein MIQRSLKYILAALIVLAVIAGGGYWYLKRPAPEPTVEQLTPADGPAMTRVIPGTKPKAQVLVAVNDDQKLSEKQLTTLSRSASAQIVQVILPKDCLLQSRALQTGLRELNGPATLVSGIGPGAVLAWRWLSEQKDDKAQAISVDLALEKGGCTHLLPKSAAHGHWLVAWNDNPDDASAGFVRDQPNAETSISDYDINLPQVLNNELRKILVGGDKANGGLAIPVVEVPAGQAKDTVTLFLSGDGGWRDLDRDVAGEMAKIGYPVVGIDTLRYYWQHKSPEQSALDLTELMQHYRQKWGTKRFILTGYSFGADVLPAIYNRLPETEQQRVDAIILLAFARTGSFEIEVEGWLGNAGKEAATGPEMAKLPAAKVVCIYGEEETDESGCTDKTAVGEAVKLPGGHHFDENYPALAKRLVDLIEKRQSKDSVAEE; from the coding sequence ATGATTCAACGCTCCCTGAAGTACATCCTGGCCGCACTGATCGTGCTGGCCGTGATTGCCGGCGGCGGTTACTGGTACCTCAAACGTCCGGCACCGGAACCGACCGTAGAACAGCTGACTCCGGCCGATGGCCCGGCCATGACCCGTGTGATTCCCGGCACCAAGCCGAAAGCTCAGGTGCTGGTCGCGGTCAATGACGACCAGAAGCTCAGCGAAAAGCAACTGACTACCCTGAGCCGCAGCGCCTCGGCGCAAATCGTTCAGGTGATTCTGCCCAAGGACTGCCTGCTACAAAGCCGCGCCCTGCAAACCGGTCTGCGCGAACTGAACGGCCCGGCCACGCTGGTCAGCGGTATCGGCCCCGGCGCGGTACTGGCCTGGCGTTGGTTGTCCGAGCAAAAGGACGACAAGGCCCAAGCGATTTCCGTGGACCTGGCACTGGAAAAAGGTGGCTGCACGCACCTGTTGCCAAAATCCGCTGCCCACGGCCACTGGCTGGTGGCCTGGAACGACAACCCGGACGACGCCAGCGCAGGTTTCGTGCGCGATCAACCGAACGCCGAAACCAGCATCAGCGACTACGACATCAACCTGCCGCAAGTGCTGAACAACGAACTGCGCAAGATCCTCGTCGGCGGCGACAAGGCCAACGGCGGTCTGGCGATTCCGGTGGTTGAAGTCCCGGCCGGTCAAGCCAAAGACACCGTGACCCTGTTCCTCTCCGGTGACGGCGGCTGGCGCGACCTCGACCGCGACGTAGCGGGCGAAATGGCCAAGATCGGCTATCCGGTCGTCGGCATCGACACCCTGCGCTACTACTGGCAGCACAAGAGCCCCGAGCAAAGCGCGCTGGACCTGACCGAACTGATGCAACACTACCGGCAGAAATGGGGCACCAAGCGCTTCATCCTCACCGGTTACTCGTTCGGCGCTGACGTGCTGCCGGCGATCTACAACCGCCTGCCAGAAACCGAGCAGCAACGTGTAGATGCAATCATCCTGCTGGCCTTCGCCCGCACCGGCAGCTTCGAGATCGAAGTCGAAGGCTGGCTCGGCAACGCCGGCAAAGAAGCCGCCACCGGCCCGGAAATGGCCAAGCTGCCAGCGGCGAAGGTTGTGTGCATCTACGGCGAAGAAGAGACGGATGAAAGTGGTTGCACGGACAAGACGGCTGTTGGCGAAGCAGTGAAACTGCCCGGCGGCCACCACTTCGACGAGAACTACCCGGCACTGGCCAAGCGCTTGGTGGATCTGATCGAGAAGCGTCAGAGCAAGGACTCGGTCGCCGAAGAGTAA
- the dinB gene encoding DNA polymerase IV — protein sequence MTQRKIIHVDCDCFYAAIEMRDDPRLAGKPLAVGGSADRRGVIATCNYEARAYGVRSAMSSGHALKLCPDLTIVKPRMDAYREASKEIHTIFADYTDLIEPLSLDEAYLDVSDSAHFGGSATRIAQDIRRRVSNQLHITVSAGVAPNKFLAKIASDWKKPNGLFVITPDQVEDFVSGLPVSKLHGVGKVTADKLGKQGIVDCMQLREWDKLALVREFGSFGERLWSLARGIDDRLVHNDSRRQSISVENTYDVDLPDLRSCLDKLPELLETLKTRMARIDSSYRPGKPFVKVKFHDFTQTTLEQAGAGRDLGSYQLMLTQAFNRGGKPVRLLGVGVRLEDLRGGFEQMELFER from the coding sequence ATGACTCAGCGAAAAATCATCCACGTCGACTGTGACTGTTTCTACGCCGCCATCGAGATGCGTGATGACCCGCGCCTGGCAGGCAAGCCATTGGCGGTGGGCGGCTCGGCAGATCGGCGCGGGGTGATCGCCACCTGCAACTACGAGGCGCGAGCTTATGGTGTGCGTTCGGCGATGTCGTCGGGACACGCCCTCAAGCTGTGTCCGGATCTGACCATCGTCAAGCCGCGCATGGACGCTTATCGTGAGGCCTCAAAGGAAATCCACACGATTTTCGCCGATTACACCGACTTGATTGAGCCGCTGTCGCTAGATGAAGCCTACCTAGACGTATCGGACAGCGCGCACTTCGGCGGTAGTGCCACACGGATCGCCCAGGACATTCGCCGTCGGGTCTCCAATCAATTGCACATCACTGTTTCTGCAGGCGTGGCGCCGAACAAGTTTCTGGCAAAGATCGCCAGCGACTGGAAAAAGCCCAACGGTTTGTTCGTGATCACCCCTGACCAGGTCGAGGATTTTGTCAGCGGCTTGCCGGTGAGCAAGCTGCACGGCGTCGGCAAGGTCACGGCCGACAAGCTGGGCAAACAGGGCATCGTTGACTGCATGCAATTGCGCGAGTGGGACAAGCTGGCGCTGGTGCGCGAATTTGGCAGTTTTGGCGAGCGACTCTGGAGTCTGGCCCGTGGGATTGATGATCGGCTGGTGCACAACGACAGTCGCCGTCAGTCGATCAGTGTGGAAAACACCTACGATGTCGACCTGCCGGATTTACGCAGTTGCCTGGACAAGTTGCCGGAGCTTCTGGAAACCCTGAAAACCCGTATGGCGCGGATCGACAGCAGTTATCGACCGGGCAAGCCATTCGTCAAAGTGAAGTTTCATGATTTTACCCAGACGACGCTGGAGCAGGCCGGGGCAGGGCGGGATTTGGGCAGTTATCAGTTGATGCTGACGCAGGCGTTCAATCGGGGCGGCAAACCGGTGCGGTTGTTGGGGGTTGGGGTGAGGCTGGAGGATTTGCGGGGTGGGTTTGAGCAGATGGAGTTGTTTGAGCGTTAA
- the mprF gene encoding bifunctional lysylphosphatidylglycerol flippase/synthetase MprF, whose translation MRANSSDPQDTVTAEHPIKPERLRLLDRLSKYRQPIGLGVTLLLFTIALIACRHLLVELDLDALHDSILDVPKPALLGAFGATVVGFIILLGYEWSASRYAGVTLPPRMLALGGFTAFAIGNAIGLSLLSGGSVRYRLYARLGVGASEVAHMTLFASLSLGCALPPLAALATLSDLPAASQALGLSEGLLGAVAGAVLALGAILAIGIYRRRLPEQPYRDNLLVRAGRRTLRLPGRRLTFLQLVITALDVAAAATVLYLLLPEAPPFGAFLLVYLLALAAGVLSHVPGGVGVFEAILLAAFADKLGAAPLAAALLLYRLIYVVLPLLVACVLLLINEGQRLFQTQTMRAASGLAAPILAVLVFLSGVVLLFSGATPEIDTRLEHIGFLIPHRLVDASHFGASLIGVLCLMLAQGLRRRLSAAWMLTTILLLVGALLSLLKGFDWEEATLMTLTAALLGVFRRSFYRPSRLTELPFSPLYLVASLCVLGASTWLLLFAYQDVPYSHQLWWQFTLDADAPRGLRSLLGAAVLLLVIALTWLLRTARPVIHLPTPDELDRAAKILMASSQPDGGLALTGDKALLFHQNDEAFLMYARRGRSLVALYDPIGPGQQRAEMIWQFRDLCDIHHARPVFYQVRAENLPYYMDIGLTAIKLGEEARVDLQRFDLEAKGKEMKDLRYTWNRGTRDGLSLEIHEPGQAPMDELKVISDAWLTGKNVREKGFSLGRFSDDYLKHFRIAVIRFEGRPVAFANLLETYSHDLASLDLMRAHPDAPKLTMEFMMVGLIQHYKSHGYARFSLGMVPLSGLQPRRGAPLTQRLGSMVFRRGEQLYNFQGLRRFKDKFQPDWEPRYMAVPAGLDPLVALADTAALIAGGLTGLVKR comes from the coding sequence ATGCGCGCCAACTCGTCTGATCCACAAGACACCGTCACAGCGGAACATCCGATCAAACCCGAGCGCTTGCGCTTGCTGGATCGATTGAGCAAATACCGTCAGCCCATCGGGCTGGGGGTCACATTGCTGTTGTTCACCATAGCGCTGATTGCCTGTCGCCACTTGCTCGTCGAACTCGATCTCGATGCGTTGCACGACTCGATTCTCGACGTGCCGAAACCCGCCCTGCTTGGCGCTTTCGGCGCAACCGTGGTCGGCTTCATTATTCTGCTCGGCTATGAATGGTCGGCCAGCCGCTACGCCGGTGTGACACTGCCACCGCGCATGCTGGCGCTCGGCGGCTTCACCGCGTTTGCGATCGGCAACGCCATCGGCCTGTCGCTGCTGTCCGGCGGTTCGGTGCGCTACCGTTTATATGCACGCTTGGGCGTGGGCGCTTCCGAAGTCGCGCACATGACCTTGTTCGCCAGCCTGTCGCTGGGCTGCGCGCTGCCGCCGCTGGCAGCACTCGCTACCCTCAGCGACCTGCCCGCCGCCTCTCAGGCGCTGGGGCTGTCTGAAGGACTGCTCGGCGCTGTTGCCGGCGCAGTGCTCGCACTGGGCGCGATTCTGGCGATTGGCATCTATCGCCGACGCCTGCCGGAACAACCTTACCGCGACAACCTGTTGGTTCGGGCCGGCCGTCGCACCCTGCGTCTGCCGGGCCGACGTCTGACCTTCCTGCAACTGGTCATCACCGCGCTCGACGTTGCCGCTGCCGCGACCGTTCTCTATCTGTTGCTGCCCGAAGCGCCACCATTTGGCGCGTTCCTGCTGGTGTACCTGCTGGCCCTGGCCGCCGGTGTGCTCAGCCACGTACCGGGCGGCGTCGGTGTGTTCGAAGCGATTCTGCTCGCCGCATTCGCCGACAAACTCGGGGCCGCGCCACTGGCCGCAGCGTTGTTGTTGTATCGCCTGATCTACGTGGTGCTGCCGCTGCTGGTGGCATGTGTACTGCTGCTGATCAACGAAGGCCAGCGTCTGTTTCAAACCCAGACCATGCGCGCGGCGTCCGGTCTGGCGGCACCGATTCTGGCGGTGCTGGTGTTCCTGTCCGGCGTGGTCCTGCTGTTTTCCGGTGCCACCCCTGAAATCGACACGCGCCTGGAGCACATCGGTTTCCTGATCCCGCATCGTCTGGTCGATGCTTCGCACTTCGGCGCCAGCCTGATCGGCGTGTTGTGCCTGATGCTGGCTCAGGGCCTGCGCCGTCGCCTGTCGGCGGCATGGATGCTCACCACCATTCTGTTGCTGGTTGGCGCCCTGCTCTCATTGCTCAAAGGCTTCGACTGGGAAGAAGCCACGCTGATGACACTCACCGCTGCATTGCTCGGTGTGTTCCGTCGCTCGTTCTATCGCCCGAGCCGTCTGACCGAACTGCCCTTCTCGCCGCTATATCTGGTGGCCAGCCTGTGCGTCCTCGGTGCATCGACGTGGCTGCTGCTGTTCGCTTATCAGGACGTGCCGTACAGCCATCAGTTGTGGTGGCAGTTCACCCTTGATGCTGACGCACCGCGCGGCCTGCGTTCGTTGCTCGGCGCCGCCGTGCTGTTGCTGGTGATCGCCCTGACCTGGCTACTGCGCACTGCCCGTCCGGTGATCCATCTGCCGACACCTGATGAACTCGATCGCGCCGCGAAAATCCTTATGGCCTCGTCGCAACCCGACGGCGGCCTCGCGCTGACCGGTGACAAGGCGTTGCTGTTTCACCAGAACGACGAAGCGTTTCTGATGTACGCACGCCGTGGTCGTAGTCTGGTGGCGTTGTACGACCCCATCGGCCCCGGCCAGCAACGTGCCGAGATGATCTGGCAGTTCCGCGACCTGTGCGACATCCACCATGCCCGCCCTGTGTTCTACCAAGTGCGCGCGGAGAACCTGCCCTACTACATGGACATCGGCCTGACCGCGATCAAACTCGGTGAAGAAGCCCGGGTCGATCTGCAGCGCTTTGACCTGGAAGCCAAGGGCAAAGAGATGAAGGACCTGCGTTACACCTGGAACCGTGGCACCCGCGACGGTCTGTCGCTGGAGATCCATGAGCCGGGCCAGGCGCCAATGGACGAGCTGAAAGTGATTTCCGATGCGTGGCTGACCGGCAAGAACGTGCGCGAGAAAGGCTTCTCCCTCGGCCGTTTCAGCGACGATTACCTGAAGCATTTCCGCATTGCGGTGATTCGCTTCGAAGGCCGCCCGGTGGCGTTCGCCAACCTGCTCGAGACTTATAGCCATGATCTGGCCAGTCTCGACCTGATGCGCGCGCACCCGGACGCCCCCAAGCTGACCATGGAATTCATGATGGTCGGCCTGATTCAACACTATAAGAGTCACGGATACGCGCGCTTCAGCCTGGGCATGGTGCCGTTGTCGGGGTTGCAACCCCGGCGTGGTGCACCGCTGACCCAGCGTCTGGGCTCGATGGTTTTCCGCCGTGGTGAGCAGCTGTACAACTTCCAAGGCTTGCGCCGCTTCAAAGACAAGTTCCAGCCTGACTGGGAACCTCGTTATATGGCTGTGCCCGCCGGACTCGATCCGCTGGTGGCGCTGGCCGACACTGCTGCCCTGATCGCGGGCGGCTTGACTGGATTGGTGAAACGCTGA